A stretch of DNA from Bremerella alba:
GAGCCCCTTGTCGTTTATCGCAAGGATTACGGCGATAAGAGCTTATGGGTACGGCCGCTGGCTATGTTTATGGAATCGGTGTCCATCGGCGGGCAAGACGTGCCACGGTTTGAATACCTGGG
This window harbors:
- a CDS encoding DUF1653 domain-containing protein, which gives rise to MSDLPEQQLACGRYRHYKGPMYVVLGIARHSETEEPLVVYRKDYGDKSLWVRPLAMFMESVSIGGQDVPRFEYLGPETF